The DNA window CCTACCCCGACGGCACCGCGGCAGCCCAGTACCGGGCGATCGCCCTGAACAGCAAGGGTCTGGCCCTGATGTGGACAGGGGACGTGGCCCGCGGCGCTCGTGACCTGCGCGCGGCGTCCGCCGCGGCGGAGGCGGTCGGCGTCGAGCTGGCCCAGATCAACGCCACCGGCCACCTGGCCCTGCTGGAGATGATGCACGGCTCGGCCGCCGAGGCGGCCCGGCTCGCCGGGAGCGCCCGTGAACTGGCCGAACGCCGGGCGTGGCGCTACACCGTGCAGGCCGTCGCCGCGCATTTCGCGCAGGCCCTCGTCTCCCTGGAGAGCAGGGATCTCGCCGCCGCGCAGGAGGCCCTTCACCAGGGCATCCGCGCGCACGAGAGCGACCCGGAAGCCGCCCAGCGGGTGGTCATGCTCGGCGTCCAGGCGCGGATGGCGCTCGCCCGGGACCAGCCGCACCAGGCGCGGTCCCATCTCGCTCAGGCACGCCGCGACCGCAACCCGCGGATGTCCGTTCCCGCCCTCGACTCCTGGCTGGCGCTGCTCGACGCCGACGTCGACCTCGCCACCGGGCAACCCGAACGCGTCGAGCAGCATCTGCCGGACACGCCGGGCGAGCTCCCCGGCCCGGCGCAGCGGGTGCGCCTGGCCCGCGCCGCCTACGCCCAGGGACGCCCGCGTCGCGCTGAGCAGGTGCTCGCCGCGGACCCCGGCACGCCGGGGTCCGCGGTCGCCACCGTCGAGGCCGGCATCGTCAGCGCCCTGGTGGCCGACTCGCGGGGTCATGCGACGCAAGCCGTGGACCTGCTCGCCGACGCCGTCCGCCTGGCCGTCGACGAGGGGATCCGGCGGCCCTTCGTGACGCTGGGCGGCAGCCGGCTCACGGCGCTCTTCGACCGGATGCGGCTGCTCGGCTCCGTCACCGCGAGCATCATCGACACGCTCAGCGTGGGCGGGCGCCCGGCCACGGCCGCGCTCGCCGGCGAGAGCCTCAGCGACCGCGAAGCGGAGGTGCTGCGCTACCTGCCCACCATGCTGACCGCCGCCCAGATCGCCGTCGAACTCGGCGTGTCCGTCAACACGGTCCGCGCCCACATGCGATCGATCTACCGCAAGCTGCAGGCCGAACGACGCATCGACGCCGTCGCCCGGGCGCGCGACATCGGCCTGCTCTGACCGGCCGGCCGGCGGCTCAGGGCTGCATGGACCGGACGGTCAGCACCGCGTCGGCGAACGCGGCCGGCGCCTCCTGCGGGAGGTTGTGGCCGGCCTCGATCACCCGGTGCTCGTGACCGGAAACGAACATCGGGGCGTGATCGGCTGTGCCGCCCGGCTTGAGGGTGTCGGTAAGGCCGTCCAGGGTCACCGCCGGCACGGTGATCGGCGGACGGGCGGCGAGCCGGGCCTCGAGATCCTGGTGGGCCGGGTCGCCCGCGGCCTCGCCGAGCGCGTGCCGGTACGCATGGATCACGACGTCCACGAAGTCCGGGTTGTCGAACGACCCCGCGGTCCGGGCGAAGGTCTCATCGTCGAACGCCCATCGCGGCGACCACTGCCGCCACAGCATCCGGCACAGCTCACGGCGGTGCGCGGCCAGTCCCTCGCGGCCGCGCTCGGTCTGGAACAGGTGCTGGTACCAGACGGCGTGCTCGACGGACGGGTCGAACGCGTGGCGCTGCCGCTCGATGTCGATGATGTCGTAACCGGCCAGCGACACCAGCCCGGCCACCCGCTCCGGCCAGAGCGCGGCCGCCACGCAGGAGGCGAGGCCACCCCAGTCGTACCCGGCCACGATCGGACGGTCCAGGCGTAACGCGTCGGCCAGCGCGATCAGGTCGGATCCGAGCGCCGCCTGCTGCCCGCTGCGCATCGTCGCGGCGGAGCGGAAACGGGTCGGACCGAAGCCCCGCAGATAGGGCCGGATCACCCGGGCGCCCTCCGCGGTCAGCGCCGGAACCACCTGGTCGTAGGCGTGGACGTCGTACGGGAACCCGTGTGACAGGACGACCGGCCAGCCGTCCGGTGGACCGTCCTGGAGACAGGCGACGGCCAGCACACCGGCATCGACAAGATCCATGACATCACGATAGACAGGCGGGACGGCTGCCTCACGAAAGGTTCACTGCTGTGCTTGTCGACCGGGTCCACCTGCCCGACTTCTCGCGGCTCACCTGGCGTGACGTCGACCCGGCCGGCCGGCCCGGGTTCGACCCGGCGGGTGTCGCCGCGCTGGTCCGGTCGCTGCCGCCGGCGACCGAGGTTCCGCCGGCCGGCACGGATTGGCGGCTCGCCGATTTCTGGTGGGACCGGATGACCGAGGCCCTGGTGGAGCGGCTCGGCCCGTGGGCGGCGGGCTGGCAGCACACGGTGGTGGTGGAGGACTATCCGGGCCGCGGCGTCATCCCGGTCTGGTGGGAGGTCCGGCTGCCGATCACCACGCCGGACGAGACTCTGGACGGCCTCGCCGCCGCTCTGGTGGCGTGGCACGAGCTGACCGTCGAGATCGCCACCGATGCCCGCGGCCGGTTCACCGCATCGGCGCCGGGCGCCACGGTCAGCGGCGGTGATCCGGCGGCCTGGCAGGCGGTGAAGGCGCCGGGTGTCAGCCGTTTCCAGCCCGGGCACTTCACCCGTCGGATCCCGCACCCGTCGATCCTGGACTGGGCCGACGTCGATCCGCGGACCCGGGAGTTCGACCCGGCGACGGTCACCGCCGTGGTCGCCGGACTGGTCACGCCCGAGAACCTCCCGGCGCAGGGCGCGGACTGGCGTCTGCAGGACCTGTGGCTGGAGAACGTGTCGATCGGGCTCACCGAACGGTACGGGTCGTGGGCGGCCGGCTGGCGCTGGTCGGTCGGCGAGGGCGACCTCGACGGCGGGCCGGTCACCGCCTGGTGCTGCTTGCCGCACTCGGTCACGAGTCCGGAGGAGACCGCCGCGACCGTCGGGGCCGCGCTGATCGAGTGGCATGAGTGGCTGGCGGAGACCGCCGAGCGGTTCGACAGGTTCCTGCCGCTCGCGCCCGGCGACCTGGACGGCTGGGAACGCGCGGTGGCCCACCTGGTGACCGCCGTCGGCGACCGCACCCAGTACGAGTCCGCCTGGTACGGCTGCTGCCTCACGGTCCTCGGCTGGTTCCTGGACGCGGCCGGGATCGCACGCGGCGAGCAGCAGCGGATGCTCGATCACGCGATCGGCGGCCGGTTCGCCAGCTGGGTCGAGCCGGACCCCACCCTGGTCGCCTCGGTCGCCGAGCGCCTGGCCGGGCAGGCCACCCGTGCCTGACCAGCTCCGCGCGTGGCAGGAGGTCCGTGAGCGGGTGCCATGGCATGATCTCGTGCCGCACCTGGACACCCCGGTGCGCGCGATCCGGGACGGGTTTCTCGCCCACGCCGCGATCGGCGCCGACCGGCGGCGGCAGGAGCTGCTGCTCACGGCGTACCGTGATGTCCGTCGCGCCGCGGCGTCCGGCGCCGCTCTCACCCCGCAGCTGACCGGCCGCTGGAACGCCACGCTGCGAGGCATCCCGGCCGCCGGCTTCCGCCGGGGCCCGGCCTTCGCCAAGAACGGCCGCGACAGGTACGGGCTGCACACCGACACCCCGCACCGGTACGGGCGGAGCCTCACCGAAGCCGCGGACCCGGCGATCCCGGTGGCGGCCCGCGCCGCCCGGTCGTATCTCGACGTCGCGTTCTTCCACCCCTACGACGACGGCAACGCGCGCCTGGCCGGCCTGGTCCTGCACTTCGTGCTGCTGCGGGCCGGCGTGGAGCTCGACGAGGCCGGCCCGATCCTCGGTCTGGTCCGGCGTGCCGACGACCCGGAGGGGGCGGCCGGCCTGACCCGCCTGGTGCACGGCATCGCCATCGCCACCCACCGCCGGTGGTTGCGCTCGACGATCGACACTGTCCGCTACGCTGCCCCGCGATCATGAACCCCGCCACAGTGTGCTGCCGCCGGACCGCTCACGGCCGTCTGTGAAGGAAACGGTTCACCCCTACAGCAAGGACATATCGATGCGAATCGGCGCAGCGTTCCGGGCGGCCACCGCCGTCGCGGTGCTGGCGATCGTCGCCGGATGCAGCGGCAACGCGCCCGCGGCGGCGCCACCGGCGAGCACGGCCCCGGCGCCCACCGAGGCCGCCCCGGCCTCCGCGCCCGCGCCCACCGCCCGGGAGGTGGCGCTCGCCGCGCTCCCGGAGAGGATCCGCAAGCGGATCCCGGAGTTCGGTCCGGCCCCCGCGCCGGTCCCGGTGACGCTGCCCGGGAACGGGACGGCCGGCTGGTTCAGCCGCATCCCGACCGAGCAGAAGATCGCGTTCATCACGATCGACGACGGCTGGGAGAAGAACCCGCTCGCGCTGCGGCTGTTCCAGGCCGCGAACGTGCCGACCACGCTGTTCCTGGAAGTCGACGCGATCAAGGACAACCCGGACTTCTTCACGCCGCTGCAGCAGGCCGGCGCCACGATCGAGAACCACACGATCAGCCACCCGAACCTGCGCGGCAGGTCCTACGACTTCCAGAAGCGCGAGATCTGCGGCGGCGCCGACCAGCTGGCGAAGTACTACGGGCGGCGCCCGGTGCTGTTCCGCCCACCCGGCGGCACGTACGACACCACCACGCTGAAGGTCGTGCACGACTGCGGGATGAAGGCCGCCTTCTACTGGAAGGAGACCACCCACAAGGGCAAGGTCCGCTACCAGGAGGGACACGGCGTCAAGCCGGGCGACATCATCCTCATGCACTTCCGGCCGCGCTTCGTGGACGACTACCTGGCGGTGCTCAACGCGATCCACAAGGCGGGTCTGACACCGGCCCGCCTCGAGGACTACATCCCCTGAGTCCCCGCCGCCGGGATCACGCGGGAAGTTTGCCGGCGGCGTGGAGGGCTGCGGCGTACCCGAAGCTGAGGCCCTGCCCGATGGTGGCGCCGGGGCCCGGGTAGACGCGGCCGAAGGCGTTGCCGGCGCTGTTGCCGGTGGCGTAGAGACCGTCGATGACGCTGCCGTCGGGGCGCAGGGCCCGGCCCACGCCGTCGGCGCGGATGCCGCCGCAGGTGCCGAGGTCGCCGGGGACCACCTTGACCGCGTAGAACGGGCCCCGGTCGATCGGGCCGAGGCACGGGTTGGGGGTGATCGTCGGGTCGCCGTAGTAGCGGTCGTAGGCGCTGGCGCCGCGCTGGAAGTCGTCGTCACGGCCGGCGGCGGCGAGCAGGTTGAACCGGTCGAGCGTGGCCGGCAGGCCGGTCAGGCCGGTCCGGGCGGCGAGTTCGGCGACGGTCGGTGCCTGGTGCGCGATGCCGGCGTCGTACCAGGCCTTCGGCAGGGCCTGGCGGGGGAAGATGCCGCCGCCGAAGACGTAGCGGTTGCGGTACCGCTGGTCGAAGACCATCCAGACCGGCAGCTCCTCCTTGATCATGATCTGGCCGGCGGTCATGTAGTTGACGGCCTCGTTCATGAAGCGGCGGCCCTGCTGGTTCACGATGATCTGACCGGGCAGGGAGCGTTCGGCCAGCAGCGGGCCGGGCATCGGGCCCGGCGCCGGCACCGCCGGGAACCACCAGGACTCCTCCATGAACGCGAGGTCGGCGCCCGCCGCCGTGGCGATCTCGATGGCGTCGCCGGTGTTCTCCGGGTTGCCGAGCGACCAGGCGGTGTCGAGTTGCTCCGACTGGTACTTGTGCCGCCAGTCCGCGCGCCTGTCGAAGCCGCCGGCGGAGAGCAGCACGCCCCGGTCGGCACGGACCGTCACGTCGGCGCCGTCGCGGGTCACCACGACGCCGGTGACCCGGCCGTCCTCGACGATCAGCTCCTTGAGCGGGGTCTCGAACCAGACCGGGATCCCGGAGCGCCGCACACCGGCGAACAGGCCGGCCGCGAGGGCGCCGCCGCCGGCCACGTACTCCCGGCGGATCGCCAGGCCGCCGACGCCGAGGCCGAGCAGCTTGGCGCCGGTGACGATGCCGCGCGGTTTGCGGGCGACCAGGTTGAGCCACTTGTAGGTGCGGCCGGAGACCGGCATCGGGAACGGCGCGGCCATCGCCGGCGGGCGCAGCCGGGCCCGGTCGGCGCCGAGACGGCGTACGTCGAAGGGTTTCGGCTCGATCGCCCGGCCGGTCGCCGATCCGCCCGGCAGCTCCGGGAAGTAGTCGGCGTAGTCGGTCATGTGCTGGTATCGCAGCGGGGTGCGGCGGCGCAGCACGTCGACCGCGGCCGGCCCGTGCACGACGTGGGTCTCCCAGCGTGACTCGGGGGTCTCCCCGGCGGTGACGTGGCGCAGGTACTCGCGGACGCGATCCGGGCTGTCGACGACGCCGGCCTGCCGGAGCAGCGTGTTGTTCGGGATCCAGAAGCCGCCGCCGGAGAGCGCGGTGGATCCGCCGAAATACCGCGACTTCTCGACGATCAGAACCGACAGCCCGGCTTCGGCGGCGGCCAGGGCCGCGAGCATGCCGGTGCCGGAGCCGACGACCACGAAGTCATAGCGTGTCTCGTCCATGTCGCACTCGCTTTCGACGCTGAGGAGGCAACAAGGAGGAACGCTATTCCTGCCGATAACTAAAGGCAACGGGTTGTTGCCATCGAGGCGGGATAGGGGTCAACCGCACCACCCTCTACCGCCGCTGGCCGTCCAAGGCCGCCCTGCTCGCCGCGATGATCGAGCCGGTCCTGGAGCGCTGGGACACCGACCCGGACACCGGCTCGCTCCGGCAGGACCTGCTGACCCTCACGCTGATGATGCGCGACAGCACCGCGCTGCCCGAAGGCCGGGCGCTCACCGCCGTGGCGACCGCGGGTGAGCTGCGGGATCTCCTGCGGCGCACCACCGAGCGGGCGATCGCGCCGTTCCACCGGGCGTTCGACCGGGCGGTCGCCCGTGGTGAGATCAGCGCGGTCGCCGACGCGTACATGATGGCGCATGTGATTTTCCACGGCGTGGTCGGCTGGGAACCTCGGCACGGCGCGCTGCCGACCGACGAGGAGTGCGCCCGGATGGTGTCCGTGGTTCTGGGCGGGCGTCAGGGTGAGAGCCATCCCCGGTAGATGACCTGCTCGGGCAGCCGCGCGGCGAGTCCTTCCCAAGCGTCGAGCCACCGGCGCCGGATGCGGGTGGGCGCCCAGTCCGGAGGCCGCAACTCCAGCGGGATGAGCGGATCGTCGCGCATCGCGCGTTCCAGCGCGTCGGCCAGCAGGATCTGCCGGGTCACCACCGGCACGTCATCGTCGTCGCTTCCCGCGAGCGCGCGCGCGACCGCCCGGTAGCCGTCCACGATCGGCGCGGCCGGCCACAGCAGTTCCGCGATCTCCGGCGGGGAGGTCACGCCACGGACGTCGAGGGTGGTCGCCACGGCCCGGACCAGGTTGCCGCCGTTGATCATCTCGGTGAGATCGTGCGGGCTCGCATAGAGGCCGGTCGACACCACGGCGGCGCCCGCGTCGATGAGCTCACGCCGTAACGCGTCACGGACGGCCCGCTCGCTCTCCGGGACGCTCACCGCGAGCAGCTGCCAGGTGCCGTCCCAGGGCGCCTCGCCGTGGTCCTGCGCGAACGCGAGACGCAGCCCGAGCCGGTCCCGGGCGAGCCGCTGCCGTCCGTTTTCGGTCAGGGTCAGGCGACCGCGCCGCCCGCGTCCGTCCTGCGTCACCTCACCGGCGGCGATCATCCGGCGGATCGCCAGCCGCAGCGGCTGATCCTCGATCCCGGCCGTGTTGCCCGCGTCATAGACCAGGCCGAGTTCGACATCACCGGCAAAAGGCAGAAAAGCCTCGATCACCGTACGGGGTAGCGGCCCCATCACCACGTCCTCTTCCGCATCGTCCGGTAACGGTCGAAACCGTACAGGTGACGCAGTGGCCCGAGGGATCCGTGCTCGGCGGTCGCGAAGCCGTGGCGGCGGTAGAGCGCCTCGGCCCGCGGGTTGGTGTCGATGACGGACAGCTGCACCCACTGATCGCCGTGCCGGGCAGCCAGCTCGGTGACGGCGTCGAGCAGCGCGGATCCGATGCCTCGGCCGCGGTGCTCGGCGGCGACGCAGATGCCGTCGAGGACCAGTACGCCGTCCCGCTCCCGGCGGTCGAGCGGCGCCAGGGTCAGGGCTGCCCAGGCGGCCGCGACGATCCCGAGGCCGGCCCGCAGTCCCGCCCACGACAGGTCGACGGCGCCGTGGCCGTCGTGGTGGAAGCCGCACATCCCGGCGACCTGCCCGTCCACCCGGGCGATCAGGGCGCGGTCCGGGCGCAGCGCCGCCGTGACCTGCGCGACGCCGGTGGCCTCGTCGCGGAAGGCGATCCGCAGCTTCGGGCCGAAGGCGGCCCAGTACAGCTCACCGACGCGCGCCCGCTCGGACTCGGTGAAACCGATCGACAGCTCAGTCATGCCGTTGATCCTATCGGATACTCTACGACCGTGAAGAAAATGATAGTTCCGCTTCTGCTCCTGCTCGCCGGGGTGGTCGTCGTGCTGATCGGCAACGACTACCGCATCGACGAGACCAGGCTGACCATCCCCACGACCGGCGGCAGCCTGGACGCGGTGCTGGCCGCCCCGAAGGTGGGAACCGCGCGCGGGCTGGTCGTGATGATCCACGGCGACGGGCCGGTCGAGGCCACCCACGACGGCCTCTACCGGCCCTGGTTCGAGGCGGCTGCCGACGCCGGGTTCGCCACCCTGGCCTGGAGCAAGCCCGGCGTCGGCGCCTCCACCGGCGACTGGCTGCGGCAGAGCATGGACGACCGGGCCGCCGAGGCGTCCGCCGCGATCGACTGGGCACGGCGGCAGCCCGGCGTCCCGTCCGGCCCGCTGGTGCTCTGGGGCGCCAGCCAGGCCGGCTGGGTCCTGCCGAAGGTCGCCGCCACCCGCGACGACGTCAGCGCGGTCATCGCCGTCAGCCCGGCCGTCAACTGGCTGCGCCAGGGCCGGTACAACCTGCTCGCCGAACTCGACCACGACGGCGCCGACGCGGACGAGCGGGCGCGGGCGATCGCTGCGAGCGACCGGACCCGGCAGTTGCTCGCCGAGGACGCCGGCTACGACACCTACCGGTCGAACACGCTCGACACCGAGCCGATGGACGCCGCACGCTGGGATTTCGTGCGCCGCAACTACCGCTCGGACGCCACCGCCGACCTGCGGGCGATGAGCGCGAAGCCGGTCACGGTCCTGCTGATGCTCGGCGAGCACGACCGCAACGTCGACATCGCCGAGACCGAGGCCACCTACCAGCGGATCCTCGGTGACAAGGTCACCACCGCGCGGTTCGACGCGGCACACTCGATGGCCCGCCCGGTGATGGAGGACTCCACGGTGGCCGGCCTCGTCACCGGCGTCTTCTGGCCCCGGGCGCTGTTCGCCGGCGGCGTCCTCCACGCGTACCGGGATTTTCTCGCGGCCCGGTGTGCCGGGTGTGGTCAGCCGGGGAGGTAGGGGTCGGCCCAGGCGCTGATCACGCGGGCCGCCCGCTGGGCCTGGCCCGGCGCCGTGAGCAGGTGATCCGAACCCTCCAGGGACACGAAGCTGCGCGGATGCTGCGCGGTCCGGAAGATCCGGCTGGCGTTGTCGACACTCACCGTGCTGTCCGTGGGGGAGTGCATCACCAGCAGCGGCAGGCCCAGCGCGACCACGTGATGGTGCAGCTCGGCGCGGCGGAAATCCTCCACGAGACTGCGCTTGAGGATCAGCGGCTTGCCGCCCACCAGCCACTCGGCGTGACCGTCCTCGATCACCCGGTCGACGAGGTCCTGATAGTGCCGCTCCACGTTCTTCGGCTCGAACGGCGCGCCGATCGTGGCAACCGCGCGGACGCTGGGAATCCGGTTCGCCGCGGCGATCACCGCGGCCCCGCCCAGCGAGTGACCGACCAGCACGTCCGGCGGGGTGCCGCGCCCGGCCAGGAACTCGGCCGCCAGAACCGTGTCGTCCACCTTCACCGCGAACGAGCCGTCACCCCAGTCGCCCTCCGAGTCGCCGAGCCCGAGATTGTCGAAACGCAGCATGCCGATGCCCTCGGAGGCGAGCTGCTTGCACGTCCGCGACGCGGCGGGGGAGTCCTTGCTGAGCGCGAACCCGTGCGCGAACACACCCCAGCCCCGAACCGGCTCGGCGGGCGGATCGACGAGCCCGGCCAGCACAGGCCCCCGGCTGCTGGCGAATCGGACGCGCTCGGCCACACCCCGATCCTAAGGCGGCCCGGGCGCCGGGTGGCCCGATACGGTCGTGGAATGAGCACCCCGTTGCCCGCCGGCGGCCGGGAAGTGACGCCCGACGATGCCGCAGCACTCGAGTCGCGGTGGGCCGCGTGCTGGGAGCCGGCCGAGCTCAGGCGCCGGCTCGCCGGGATCTCCACGCCCTGGTACACAGCGGGAGGCTGGGCCCTCGATCTGTTCCGGGGTGAGCAGACCCGCGAGCACCACGACATCGAGATCGGTGTCCCGGCCCGGCGATTCCCGGAGATCCGGGAGCGCCTCGCCGGATTCGTCTTCGACGCGGTCGGGGACTGTCACATCTGGGAAACCCCGACGCCGCAGGTGATGGGCGCCACCTGGCAGACGTGGCTGCGCGAGCCGGCGACGGGGCACTATCTGCTGGAGGTCTTCCGCGAGCCGCACGACGGTGACGTGTGGATCTGCCGCCGGGACGAGACGATCAGGTTCCCCTATGCCGAGATCATCCGATACACCGTGGACCGGATCCCGTACCTCACGCCCGAGCTCGTCCTTCTCTTCAAAGCCAAGCATGTACGGCCGGAGGACCAGCGCGATTTCGAGGGGGTCCTGCCGTTGTTGACGCGTCCCCGGAGAGAGGCTCTGTCCCGGCTGTTGAATCGGGTGCACCCGGGACACGAATGGCTGGCGGCCTTGCCGGAGTGAGGCGTCAGAGCCGAAGGCGCGCAGGTCTTGGAAGCCTCGCAGATCTTGGAAAGGCCGGTGCCGGCTGGCGCTCAGTGCGGACAAACCGGGCGCACGACAGCACTGGCAGCCAGCTCGGGGAGCCGAGCCGGTTACCAGTGCTGTCAGCGGGTGCGCGGGCAGCGCTCAGAGCCGGCCGGACCGGCCGGCGCGCAGTGTCGGCCCGCGGGGCAGCGCTCAGGATCGGCCGGACCGGCTGGCGCTCGGTGCGGACGAACAGCGCGTCGTCCGCCCGCCGATACCCTTTCGCCGTGCCGTATCGCTACTACCGCCGCCACTGGGACGACACCCGAGGCGACGAGTTCGACGCCTGGGGCCATTCGACCTGGTTCTTCGAGGTCGCCGACGACGGGCTCCCGGTTCGCCAGGTCGAGATGTACGCCGCCGGCCCCGTCATGCGCTACGGCCCCGATCACGAAGAGGACCGTTACGCCGGGCTGAGCGAAGCGCCCCTCTACGAGCCCGGCGACGACTGGAGCCGCTTCGAGATCACCGAAGCGGAGTTCGAGCGGGCCTGGAAGCCGGCCGATCAGGACCGTCGCCGCAGCATGTGACCAGCGGCGGCTGAACCGGCGTCAGGCAGCGTCGTAGTCGACGCTGCGGCCCAGTTCGGCCCAGCGGTCGTCCTCGGCCTTCAGCCGCTTCATCTCGGCGTCGAGGATGCCGACCGCGTCACTGCCGAGGGGCAGGTTCAGCGGCGGCTCGTCCATGGCCGCCACGTCGAGCAGGACGCGGGCGACCTTGACCGGGTCGATCGGCTCGCTGCCGGTGCGGCCGCGGATGTAGCGGCCCATCGCGCCGACCGTGGCGTCGTACTGCGGGGAGATCTGCGGGATCTCCATGGAGGAGCCGGCCCAGTCGGTGCGCATGGCGCCCGGCTCGGCGAGGGTGACCTTCACGCCGAGCGGGCCGGTCTCCTTGGCGAGGACGCCGGAGAAGCCCTCGACCGCCCATTTGCCGGACTGGTAGGCGCCCACGCCCGGCGCCGTGCCGCGCCCGCCGACGGAGGTGACCTGGATGAAGTGGCCGGCGCCACGGGACACGAAGTGGGGCAGGGCGGCTTTGGTGACGTACACGGTGCCGTAGAAGACGGCGTCCATCTGGGAGCGGAAGTCGTCGAGGGTGATGTCCTCGATGGCGACGAGGTTGGCGTACCCGGCGTTGTTGACGACCACGTCGAGGTGGCCGAACGCGGTGATGGCCGCGTCGACGGTCCGTTGTGCCTGGTCGGCGTCGGTGACGTCGAGCTCGAGGCGGAGCAGCCGATCGCCGTACTTGTCGGCGAGGTCGGCCAGGGAGTCGGTGCGGCGCGCGGTGGCGGCCACGCAGTGGCCGGCGGCGAGGGCTTCCTCGACGATGGCGCGGCCGAGGCCGCGGGAGCTGCCGGTGACGAACCAGACCTGCTCGGTCATTTCTTCTCCTTGAGGAGGGGGTGTGCCTCCGAGTATTACGCAAGCAACTTGCGTTAACAACGCAAACGGCTTGCGTTAAGGTGGTGTCGTGCCCCACACCCCGAATTTTCAGCGCGCCCGGTCGACCCAGGCCAAGGAGGAACGCTCCGCCGCTCTGCTGCGGGCGGCGGTGGAATTGGCCACCCGGTCCGGCGTACGGGCCGTCACCCTCACCGAGATCGCCACGGCCGCCGGGGTTCACGTCTCCGGCGTACGCCGATACTTCGGGTCCCGGGAGGAGATCTACCTGAGACTGGCCGCCCAGGAATGGGACTCGTGGGCGTCCGCCGTCGCGGAGGCGCTCGCCGGCCGCCACGACGTCCCCGCCGTCGACCTGGCCGATCTGCTGTCCGGCACGCTCGCCGAGCGCCCGCTCTTCTGCGACCTGCTCCCGCATGTGCCGCTGACGCTCGAACGCGAGGTTCCGCAGGAGACGGTCCGCGAGTTCAAGCTCGACGCTCTCGACGCGGTCACCACGCTCGCCGGAGCGATCACCGCGTCCACCGCGCTCACGATCGAGCAGGTCCACGACCTGATCGCGGCCATCACCGCGCTGGCCGGCAGCCTCTGGCAGATCGCCCATCCACCACAGACCCTGGCCACCCTGTACGAGCAGGACCCCCGCCTCGCCCATGCCGCATCCGACTTCACGCCCCGCCTGGCCAGGCTCGTCACGGCGCTGCTGACCGGTTTGCCCACCGCCGGATAGGCCCCGGACAGGACACCAACCCAGGTTCCTAGGATGCCACAGGCGGAGTGATCACGGCCCTGGTGTGACGCGTACGCGGCTCGCACACGAGAGATCCCGCCGCCGGAGGGCGATGTGCGGCAGCTGTGCGCCCCCTGCCAGTGACTCCCGGCAACCTTCCGTCCGAGATCGCGGCGCAGCGGCTGCGACAGGGCAGGGGCTCACCATGTACATCCGACAGTGGATCTCCGGCTGGGGGACGGCGCAGCAGCTGACGCCGGCCGCCGTACCGGAAGAATCAACCATCAAGATTGGCAACCAGACGGTACGCATGGTGGCGCGCACCACCGCGGCCGGTGCGGCCGTCCGTGTCGCTCTGGCGAACTCCTTCGGCGTGGCGCCGGTGCGCGTCGCGTCGGCTCGGATCGCGTCGGCTCGGATCACCGAGCCGG is part of the Actinoplanes missouriensis 431 genome and encodes:
- a CDS encoding alpha/beta fold hydrolase, whose amino-acid sequence is MDLVDAGVLAVACLQDGPPDGWPVVLSHGFPYDVHAYDQVVPALTAEGARVIRPYLRGFGPTRFRSAATMRSGQQAALGSDLIALADALRLDRPIVAGYDWGGLASCVAAALWPERVAGLVSLAGYDIIDIERQRHAFDPSVEHAVWYQHLFQTERGREGLAAHRRELCRMLWRQWSPRWAFDDETFARTAGSFDNPDFVDVVIHAYRHALGEAAGDPAHQDLEARLAARPPITVPAVTLDGLTDTLKPGGTADHAPMFVSGHEHRVIEAGHNLPQEAPAAFADAVLTVRSMQP
- a CDS encoding Fic family protein; this translates as MPDQLRAWQEVRERVPWHDLVPHLDTPVRAIRDGFLAHAAIGADRRRQELLLTAYRDVRRAAASGAALTPQLTGRWNATLRGIPAAGFRRGPAFAKNGRDRYGLHTDTPHRYGRSLTEAADPAIPVAARAARSYLDVAFFHPYDDGNARLAGLVLHFVLLRAGVELDEAGPILGLVRRADDPEGAAGLTRLVHGIAIATHRRWLRSTIDTVRYAAPRS
- a CDS encoding polysaccharide deacetylase family protein; amino-acid sequence: MRIGAAFRAATAVAVLAIVAGCSGNAPAAAPPASTAPAPTEAAPASAPAPTAREVALAALPERIRKRIPEFGPAPAPVPVTLPGNGTAGWFSRIPTEQKIAFITIDDGWEKNPLALRLFQAANVPTTLFLEVDAIKDNPDFFTPLQQAGATIENHTISHPNLRGRSYDFQKREICGGADQLAKYYGRRPVLFRPPGGTYDTTTLKVVHDCGMKAAFYWKETTHKGKVRYQEGHGVKPGDIILMHFRPRFVDDYLAVLNAIHKAGLTPARLEDYIP
- a CDS encoding FAD-binding protein is translated as MDETRYDFVVVGSGTGMLAALAAAEAGLSVLIVEKSRYFGGSTALSGGGFWIPNNTLLRQAGVVDSPDRVREYLRHVTAGETPESRWETHVVHGPAAVDVLRRRTPLRYQHMTDYADYFPELPGGSATGRAIEPKPFDVRRLGADRARLRPPAMAAPFPMPVSGRTYKWLNLVARKPRGIVTGAKLLGLGVGGLAIRREYVAGGGALAAGLFAGVRRSGIPVWFETPLKELIVEDGRVTGVVVTRDGADVTVRADRGVLLSAGGFDRRADWRHKYQSEQLDTAWSLGNPENTGDAIEIATAAGADLAFMEESWWFPAVPAPGPMPGPLLAERSLPGQIIVNQQGRRFMNEAVNYMTAGQIMIKEELPVWMVFDQRYRNRYVFGGGIFPRQALPKAWYDAGIAHQAPTVAELAARTGLTGLPATLDRFNLLAAAGRDDDFQRGASAYDRYYGDPTITPNPCLGPIDRGPFYAVKVVPGDLGTCGGIRADGVGRALRPDGSVIDGLYATGNSAGNAFGRVYPGPGATIGQGLSFGYAAALHAAGKLPA
- a CDS encoding TetR-like C-terminal domain-containing protein, which translates into the protein MIEPVLERWDTDPDTGSLRQDLLTLTLMMRDSTALPEGRALTAVATAGELRDLLRRTTERAIAPFHRAFDRAVARGEISAVADAYMMAHVIFHGVVGWEPRHGALPTDEECARMVSVVLGGRQGESHPR
- a CDS encoding PaaX family transcriptional regulator — its product is MGPLPRTVIEAFLPFAGDVELGLVYDAGNTAGIEDQPLRLAIRRMIAAGEVTQDGRGRRGRLTLTENGRQRLARDRLGLRLAFAQDHGEAPWDGTWQLLAVSVPESERAVRDALRRELIDAGAAVVSTGLYASPHDLTEMINGGNLVRAVATTLDVRGVTSPPEIAELLWPAAPIVDGYRAVARALAGSDDDDVPVVTRQILLADALERAMRDDPLIPLELRPPDWAPTRIRRRWLDAWEGLAARLPEQVIYRGWLSP
- a CDS encoding GNAT family N-acetyltransferase, with protein sequence MTELSIGFTESERARVGELYWAAFGPKLRIAFRDEATGVAQVTAALRPDRALIARVDGQVAGMCGFHHDGHGAVDLSWAGLRAGLGIVAAAWAALTLAPLDRRERDGVLVLDGICVAAEHRGRGIGSALLDAVTELAARHGDQWVQLSVIDTNPRAEALYRRHGFATAEHGSLGPLRHLYGFDRYRTMRKRTW